The DNA window TCCCGTGCGGTTAGATGCCTCACAACATGGTTCCAACTGGACAACTTCGACAGCGGATCATCGAGATCGACAACCTGTGTCAGTGCGTCCCTGATTCCGAGCCGCTTCAGCGCGCTCCAACGGGCGACTCCGTCGAGAATTATGAACTCTGACGAACCGACCGATGCAACCGCAATCGGGTTTTTCTGAATGCCAGCGGCCGCCATGCCTGCTGCCAGCCGCCTCGTGATCGGCTCCGAAAGGCTCGAGAGCGGCCTGAGCAGATCGGTGCCGATAATTCTCAATGGATGCCAATGATGGCTCATTTATTTCCCCACGTTCGGTACATGCACTCCGAAAAAGCAAACGCCGTGCCTCTATGAGCAAATGCCGGATTATAAAGCCCAAATCTTGTCGCCGTAACCATTTGCCGCACAACGCAGTAAAGTCAGTAATTCTAAGGCTGAACCACGGGCCGCGAATCGATCAACTTGTTCGCATAAGGCGATCTAATAAGTGCAATTCGATGCGCAGGTGAGTCGATTATCGTGAGATTGTCAGAAGATATGCTTCGTTGCGAGTGGCGATCTTTAGCAGCTCACCGCCTGATGAAAAACGCACCAGGGGATGTCCGATGGTCCAGTCGGCATACTTGAGTTCCATGTTGTGTAACTCGGTGCCGTTCCAATCAAGCAACAATACACCTCCCTGGGTGTGGCTGGTGTTGCCGTTGCGCTTCATGGGAACATCATAACCAACCGCTATCAATCCATCATCAGAGCTGTCCAATGCCGAATATCTGGCATTTGGCTCACGTGATTTTAGCTCCCATATTAACTCGAGAGTCGGCAGACTGTAGACTCGCAGATGATCGAATCCGAGAACCGCCAGTCTGGAGGCACCGGAATCGAATCTCATGTCAATATCAGTCCCTGTCAGACCGGGAGCCTCTGCCATGGACTTGATTTTCAATCCGCTTTTGAAGTAGGAGATGCCGATTGAATTGGTTGTAGCGACAAACTCGCCATCACCGGAAACGCAGAAATTCCGGGCGATTCCGTAACGATGCACCTCAACACCTGACATGTCGTAGGCCACAAGCCCCGAGTCGGCGCTGTTAACGAACATAAGGCCACTGGCAGGCTCAAAAGATATACCTGTCAGGAACGTGACATGAAGGGTGTGACTGATCATCCCGGCGCGGTCGTAAACATCAAGTTCGGAAGATGGGAATCCTTTTGCTCCGACAATTCCAACGGCGCTGCCGTCTGCATCAGAAAGCCGAATGGATGATGCTCGCGGCTTGTCAACAGAATAGACTCTCTCACCGGCGTTGTTGAACACATCTACCCGCAGCAGCGAGAAGGTCGTAGGTGAGTTATCGTTGTACTTAAGAATACTGTAATAGCTGCCGGCATCGGAGATCTCAACTCTTTCGTTAAGCTTGGTGCTCTTCTCATGAGCCGGCTCATGATTATCTTCGTAGACTGTCACAAGCTTTGGCCTGTGCGATATCCAGCCCGATTCTGACGGTACAATGGCAGCACCATCAGGAACCTGCATGCGTGCAGTTTCGGTGATATCGAGAGAGAAGACCGCCGGAGGCGTTGCAGCCAGCAGCAGCAATATCATGAGTCCAATAGATCGCATGTACATCCTCGATCGTCTAAGCAGTTCAACGCATCATCGCTGAATTGAACATTCGAAACCTCGAGAAGTTTCACCTTCAGCCGCAGGCGTCTTCTCGTACACTTATGAAGTCGGCAGAGTAGTGCGATTGAATAATGGGTGTGGCTTAAAATAGGGGAAACATAGATTGCGAATGTTGCTAGAACACTTATGAGAGGTTCATCAGGAAAACCTGCTGTGACCTGGCAAATCCTGACTCTGCGCATCGGGAGCTACGCGCCTGCGAAATTCTAGGGTTCGCCCGAAATCGTCGGAAAGTCGGAATTGGACGGCTGTTCAATATCCCTTTTCGCCAGTGCAAAATTGAAGTTGAACTTGACCTTTAGAGGAGGGAGTGCCGGTACAGGCTGGGCAGCTCTATTGACGGATTGCGGTATCCATGAAATGTCGAAATTGAGTTCGTTCCTGTATTTCGTGACGCGCCTGTAGTAGGGCATCAATTTGGACGATACAGGCATCTTCTTTGTCAGCTGATATACGACGACAGCGGAGTCACTGAGAATTTCGAATTTCTGATTGCCGACTGTTGTCGAGTTGACAGAGAGAAACTCGAGAAGGGTCAAAAGGGCAAGATACTCACATTCAAACCTGGCGCCTTTCCGCCTTGTGCGAAACAGCACCCCAAGATCCGGTATTGCAAAGCTGGTAATGCAATCGCCCGAAAGCCCATCCCCATTTCGCAAGCCATATCCACAGAAGTAACACTTCATGAGTCAGACCTCCCAGGACCAACCCTTGTGCAAACAGTGTGCCGCAGTGAATACGATCTGACAGAAGAAAGTGCGAGAACGTAAACGATTATCCGTCAACAGACTCGTGAGATGTGGAAGATGTGCCTGCATTGAACGAATGATCTCTCAATGCATAAGATTCAGCACTTGTGCAGAGACTTGCAGCAATGGTGCAGCAGTACAAGCCTATTCGATCGACTCGGTCAGTATAGAGTAAAGGTCTCCTTTGGCTTCCAGATAAGTTGCTTTGGAGGAGGCGACCTCCTCTCCCAGATCATTGACCGCACTGCCAACCGCCTTGAACACTCTGCGCCTCTCTTCGGTCACTGTCCCGGTGAATGAGATTTTCTGACCTGTCAGAACAGGACGTTTGAATTTCACCGTCATCTCCGCAGTCACCGCGAAAACACCTTTTGCAAGCACAGCCTTTATCATCACTTCGTCGAGCATCGATGAGATTATGCCACCGTGCAGAACATCTTTGTAACCCTGAAATCGCGCGTCAGCTACGATTTTGGAGATCACCGCACCATCATCTCGAACAAAGAACTTAGCCTTCAGGCCGATCTCGTTTTGCTCACCACAGACAAAACAGTCCTTATATCTGACGACTTCTTTCATTCGTCGCTCCTCACCTTATGTTACACAGAAATGCGCTGCGTTGTATAACATTGTGGATGATACGGATCGGGAGTCGGCAGGGCAAGCTCAATCAGAAAATCAAAAGGCGGGAAGATTCCGATCTTCCCGCCCTGCAATCACGATTCAAAGGCGATCTTCAGCTTCCAAATGTATCGCTGTATGTCCAGCGGGTATTGTTCGAGATCACTTCGATCGAGGCAGTGCCGTTTGACGAGAAGGTCACTGTGATATTCCAATCTCCGGACGTATTAGTCGTGGTGTTATCGACAGTCACTTCAGTCGTACGCGTAACTGACAGGCTGATACTTCCACCCTGAGGCGCAGCATTATCCCACTGCGCGAATTCGTGCTCTCTGTCGAACTGCATATCTGTGACAGTGACAGTGTACTCGGAATTGATATGCATTGTCGAGCTGCCGTCAATTGAGTAGTCATCAACATCGAATTCTGCAAGCGCATCGACCGTAGCCGTTGCCAGATTCACACCGGAGAAGCTGCCCTCACAGTATATAGTCTGTTCTGAGTAATCGGACTCCTCACCCTCGTATGTCTGGTTGACATGCCTCTTGACTTCAATGCCATCTGTGTACGAATTGTAGTTAAACATTGCCTCCCCATTCCTGAGGAACATCACACTGTCGACGACAATCGAGACGTTCGATGTGGCAAAACTGCCGACATAGAGCGAATACCAGCCATCATCGCTGTAATTGTAGTCGA is part of the Candidatus Zixiibacteriota bacterium genome and encodes:
- a CDS encoding PaaI family thioesterase, which codes for MKEVVRYKDCFVCGEQNEIGLKAKFFVRDDGAVISKIVADARFQGYKDVLHGGIISSMLDEVMIKAVLAKGVFAVTAEMTVKFKRPVLTGQKISFTGTVTEERRRVFKAVGSAVNDLGEEVASSKATYLEAKGDLYSILTESIE